Proteins encoded within one genomic window of Cellulomonas flavigena DSM 20109:
- a CDS encoding DUF305 domain-containing protein: protein MKNRARRQIVATVAAAALTLSIAACSTGNGADPSPTGQKTVANAEASAGESTHNDSDTTFAQMMIVHHDGAIEMAQLAAGKAATPEVQDLGERIAAAQGPEIELMAGWLESWGEEPVADGMDGMDGMDHGGMDMEGMNHEDVMSELSSLSGTEFDTRFLELMIDHHRGAIEMAETEQADGDNPDALELAQKIVDDQTAEISTMETLLAQL from the coding sequence ATGAAGAACCGCGCACGACGCCAGATCGTCGCCACCGTTGCGGCCGCCGCACTGACTCTCAGCATCGCGGCCTGCTCGACCGGGAACGGTGCAGACCCGAGCCCCACAGGTCAGAAGACGGTGGCCAACGCCGAGGCGTCGGCCGGCGAGTCCACGCACAACGACTCCGACACGACGTTCGCGCAGATGATGATCGTGCACCACGACGGCGCGATCGAGATGGCGCAGCTCGCGGCGGGGAAGGCCGCGACGCCGGAGGTCCAGGATCTCGGTGAGCGCATCGCGGCAGCGCAGGGTCCGGAGATCGAGCTGATGGCCGGATGGCTCGAGTCGTGGGGCGAGGAGCCTGTCGCCGACGGGATGGACGGCATGGACGGGATGGACCATGGCGGCATGGACATGGAGGGCATGAACCACGAAGACGTCATGTCCGAGCTCAGCTCGTTGTCCGGCACCGAGTTCGACACGCGGTTCCTCGAGCTCATGATCGACCACCACCGGGGCGCCATCGAGATGGCCGAGACCGAGCAGGCGGACGGGGACAACCCTGACGCGCTGGAGCTCGCTCAGAAGATCGTCGACGACCAGACCGCCGAGATCAGCACCATGGAGACCCTCCTGGCGCAGCTCTGA